From the genome of Vibrio navarrensis, one region includes:
- a CDS encoding GNAT family N-acetyltransferase translates to MLISKLDVKEIKELERFLHKVDEDFQPTLSSRVDIKNYAQKLICNAIVFKAYKASNTIGLVACYANDSSKKNAYIPFIAVDRDFRGYGIGGILLNKLLFELKKIILKTYH, encoded by the coding sequence ATGTTAATAAGTAAGCTTGATGTAAAAGAGATAAAAGAGTTAGAGAGGTTTCTTCATAAAGTAGATGAAGACTTTCAACCAACTTTGTCATCTCGTGTTGATATAAAAAATTATGCTCAAAAGTTAATATGTAACGCAATTGTTTTTAAAGCATATAAAGCCTCAAATACAATTGGTCTAGTTGCATGTTATGCGAATGACTCATCAAAAAAAAATGCTTATATTCCTTTTATTGCTGTCGATAGAGATTTTCGAGGTTATGGTATAGGTGGGATTTTATTAAATAAGTTACTGTTCGAGTTAAAAAAAATAATTTTAAAAACCTATCATTAA
- a CDS encoding ISAs1 family transposase → MSNQHPFMHFGAIPDYRQQGKVEHKLTDIILLTICAILSGQDDWKAIHLYGTRWLDFLKRFGDFSHGVPSAITIARVMGMISATRLQKCFIEWMKSCCELTDGEVIAIDGKTVRGSYDDSRGLGAIHMVNAFATENGVCLGQHKVYEKSNEITAIPELLQLLDISGCLVTIDAMGCQKKIAQKILEKNADYLLAVKGNQGRLEQAFDNYFNMSMLQKHDGDSYSTQEKSRGRQETRLALVNEDLSVLGDLEFDWPGLKTMGIVVSIRQESAVAQESEVTVRYYISSKALSAKELLNASRSHWLVESMHWMLDTAFGEDACRKRAEERAENFARIRQMCLNMLKSETTLKASIKHKRAMCAMEPEYLLKVLGSLYLRECS, encoded by the coding sequence ATGAGTAACCAGCACCCATTTATGCATTTCGGTGCCATCCCAGATTATCGCCAACAAGGTAAAGTCGAGCACAAGTTAACTGATATCATTTTGTTAACAATTTGCGCGATACTTTCCGGTCAAGATGACTGGAAAGCTATCCATCTTTACGGCACTAGATGGTTAGATTTTCTCAAACGCTTTGGTGATTTTAGTCATGGTGTTCCCTCTGCCATTACCATTGCAAGAGTGATGGGAATGATTAGCGCGACACGCTTACAAAAGTGTTTTATCGAATGGATGAAATCCTGCTGTGAACTGACGGACGGTGAAGTGATCGCCATAGACGGTAAAACCGTGCGTGGCTCTTATGATGATTCCCGTGGGCTTGGTGCTATCCATATGGTTAATGCGTTTGCGACAGAGAATGGCGTGTGCCTTGGACAACATAAAGTTTACGAGAAGTCCAATGAGATAACCGCTATCCCTGAGTTGCTTCAACTGCTTGATATATCGGGTTGTTTAGTCACAATTGATGCGATGGGATGCCAAAAGAAAATCGCGCAAAAGATCCTTGAAAAAAACGCTGATTACTTGCTGGCCGTGAAAGGAAATCAAGGCCGACTTGAGCAAGCTTTTGATAATTATTTCAATATGAGCATGCTACAAAAACATGATGGTGATTCTTACAGTACCCAAGAAAAATCGCGAGGCAGACAGGAAACACGACTGGCTTTAGTGAATGAAGATTTAAGTGTTTTAGGCGATCTTGAATTTGATTGGCCGGGGCTAAAAACGATGGGAATTGTGGTATCAATTCGACAAGAATCCGCAGTGGCTCAAGAGTCAGAAGTAACGGTTCGATATTATATTAGTTCGAAAGCGCTCAGTGCTAAAGAATTGTTAAATGCTTCACGCTCGCACTGGTTAGTCGAGTCGATGCATTGGATGTTGGATACTGCATTTGGTGAAGATGCTTGCCGTAAACGAGCGGAAGAACGAGCAGAGAATTTCGCAAGGATCAGACAGATGTGTTTAAACATGCTCAAAAGTGAAACGACGCTAAAAGCGAGTATTAAACACAAAAGAGCGATGTGCGCGATGGAGCCCGAGTACCTTTTGAAGGTTCTGGGAAGCCTTTATTTACGGGAATGTTCATGA
- a CDS encoding glycosyltransferase family 4 protein yields the protein MKIIYLHQYFNTPSMSGGTRSYEMARRLVAAGHEVHMVTSFRDTNCLEQDWFSTNEAGINVHWLPVPYNNKLSYSKRIQAFFIFAFKAMRKAKELDGDVIFATSTPLTIALPGVLASKRKKIPMVFEVRDLWPELPIAMGAIKNPLARWLAHKLEKWAYHHSAAIIALSPGMKAGVVKSGYPASKVAVIPNSSDNKEFSHDSAAAIKFRNARVWLGDKPLIVYTGTFGKINGVGYMVELAKKLLPINPDIRVLLVGGGFEKELIAEKAKESGVLGVNLFIEGYLPKKDIPDLLSAADMAACLFIDMPEMQPNSANKFFDSLASGTPVLLNYGGWMHDLVNSHQCGLAMWKVPLDDVARLVANKITDINWLKSAGYSAKMLAMNEFDRDKLAVQFEDVLNCAVQSKCNDVAAIAPGDYCVKKSF from the coding sequence ATGAAAATCATTTATTTACATCAGTATTTTAATACTCCGTCTATGAGTGGTGGAACTCGCTCATATGAAATGGCTCGGCGTTTAGTTGCAGCTGGTCATGAAGTTCATATGGTTACCTCCTTTCGGGATACAAATTGTCTTGAACAAGATTGGTTTTCCACCAATGAAGCGGGTATAAATGTTCACTGGTTGCCCGTTCCCTATAATAATAAGTTATCTTACTCAAAACGTATTCAGGCTTTTTTTATATTTGCATTTAAAGCAATGCGTAAAGCGAAAGAGCTTGATGGCGATGTTATTTTTGCAACAAGTACCCCTCTCACTATAGCTCTACCTGGAGTTCTCGCTTCAAAACGTAAAAAAATACCCATGGTATTTGAAGTGAGAGATCTGTGGCCAGAGTTGCCAATCGCAATGGGGGCAATCAAGAACCCGTTAGCTCGCTGGTTGGCACATAAATTAGAAAAATGGGCTTATCATCATTCTGCGGCAATTATTGCACTTTCACCAGGAATGAAAGCAGGCGTGGTTAAATCTGGCTACCCCGCTAGTAAGGTTGCTGTTATTCCCAACAGTAGTGATAATAAAGAATTCTCTCATGATTCAGCGGCTGCGATTAAATTTCGAAATGCGCGAGTCTGGTTAGGTGACAAACCGTTAATTGTTTATACCGGTACGTTTGGTAAAATCAATGGTGTTGGCTATATGGTTGAACTAGCGAAAAAATTACTGCCCATTAATCCGGATATCCGGGTTTTATTAGTTGGTGGTGGTTTTGAAAAAGAGCTCATTGCGGAAAAGGCCAAAGAAAGTGGTGTGTTGGGGGTGAATTTGTTTATTGAAGGCTACCTTCCTAAAAAAGATATACCAGATTTATTGTCTGCAGCTGATATGGCAGCTTGCCTTTTTATCGATATGCCAGAAATGCAACCTAACTCTGCAAATAAATTTTTTGACTCATTGGCATCAGGTACCCCTGTGCTACTCAATTATGGTGGTTGGATGCACGATTTGGTTAATTCACATCAATGTGGCTTAGCTATGTGGAAAGTTCCACTAGATGATGTTGCTCGGTTAGTTGCTAATAAAATAACAGATATAAATTGGTTAAAATCTGCTGGCTATTCAGCAAAAATGCTTGCAATGAACGAGTTCGACCGCGATAAACTTGCAGTGCAATTTGAAGATGTGCTCAACTGTGCTGTTCAATCCAAATGTAATGATGTTGCTGCTATTGCACCAGGAGACTACTGTGTTAAAAAGAGCTTCTGA
- a CDS encoding DegT/DnrJ/EryC1/StrS family aminotransferase, which produces MKKITVTSPLLPPLEELTPYLEDIWQRKWLTNNGYYHQQLEAALCDYLGVSYISLFSNGTLALITALQALDLEGEVITTPYSFVATSHAIKWNNLTPVFVDIDPTTFNLDPSKIEAAITDKTCAILPVHVYGNPCDHDAIQAIADKHNLKVIYDAAHAFGVKKDGESILNMGELSILSFHATKAYSTIEGGAVVCHSQEMKDKLDRLKNFGFESETEISLCGMNAKLNEVQAAFGLVTLKYIDEAITKRKRIAEFYENHLASVDGIITFKQESCVEANYSYFPIIIIEDKLGISRNDLFDALKKNDILARRYFYPLITNFKEYRNFQNELPCSEEISNSVICLPIHNDLTQLDLEFVVNVIKCNANVNK; this is translated from the coding sequence ATGAAAAAAATTACAGTCACCTCACCTTTATTACCACCATTAGAAGAGCTAACCCCTTATCTAGAAGATATATGGCAGAGAAAATGGTTGACCAATAATGGTTATTATCATCAACAGCTTGAAGCAGCATTATGCGACTATTTAGGTGTGTCTTATATCAGCCTTTTTTCAAACGGCACTTTAGCTCTTATCACTGCGCTACAGGCTTTAGATCTTGAGGGAGAAGTAATAACCACACCTTATAGTTTTGTAGCTACCAGCCATGCCATAAAATGGAATAACTTAACGCCGGTATTTGTTGATATAGATCCGACAACCTTCAATCTTGACCCAAGCAAGATCGAAGCAGCGATCACGGATAAAACCTGCGCTATTTTACCTGTTCATGTTTACGGCAATCCTTGTGATCATGATGCCATTCAAGCCATTGCTGATAAGCATAACTTAAAAGTTATCTATGATGCCGCCCATGCCTTTGGGGTGAAGAAAGATGGTGAGTCTATCCTTAATATGGGGGAGCTATCTATTTTAAGTTTCCATGCCACGAAAGCCTACTCCACGATTGAAGGTGGTGCGGTGGTTTGCCACAGCCAAGAAATGAAAGACAAGCTAGATAGGCTGAAAAACTTTGGCTTTGAATCAGAAACAGAGATTAGCTTATGTGGTATGAATGCAAAACTCAATGAAGTCCAGGCTGCATTTGGTTTGGTAACGTTAAAGTATATTGATGAGGCTATTACTAAACGTAAAAGAATTGCTGAGTTTTATGAAAACCACTTGGCGTCAGTCGATGGTATAATAACATTCAAACAAGAATCATGTGTAGAAGCAAATTACTCGTATTTCCCAATAATCATTATTGAAGATAAGCTGGGTATTAGTCGCAATGATCTTTTTGATGCACTTAAAAAAAATGACATTTTGGCGAGAAGATATTTCTATCCCTTGATTACAAATTTCAAAGAATATCGTAACTTTCAAAACGAATTACCGTGTTCAGAAGAGATATCAAACAGTGTAATATGTTTACCTATACACAATGATCTAACTCAATTAGATTTAGAGTTTGTTGTAAATGTAATTAAGTGTAATGCAAATGTTAATAAGTAA
- a CDS encoding TDP-N-acetylfucosamine:lipid II N-acetylfucosaminyltransferase translates to MKVVHILDGRLPTHYNKIISYMKSLNEITEFIVIDGEEKDLCKSIDTSVMFMSFGRFLILFMKSSNECRFILHGNFFKLILINALLNMIHFKKITNLFWVCWGSGVSNNINSFTLKALRAFSYRKLGAAHFLMGPDKINFLKIVGDRWKGKISVSPYYNEQFETEFMHESLVKHKDDYLHVFLGNQSTPHHNHKEMIDKLYESDKDKNIFLHLLMSYGTGTLEYIEEIKNVAINKFPNRYCIYRNILDYESYLKLLSKSDVVIVDTKHQTGLGLIYNAVNNGAVIFLNKDGSNYRWLCDLGLRVSTTEEISYENILNRSFSCENRKALADFFDKKNVDKYWKSFIYDEI, encoded by the coding sequence ATGAAAGTTGTTCATATTCTAGATGGTAGATTGCCTACACACTATAACAAGATTATCAGCTATATGAAATCGTTGAATGAAATAACAGAATTTATTGTTATTGATGGCGAAGAAAAAGATCTATGCAAATCTATTGATACCTCTGTAATGTTTATGTCATTTGGTCGTTTTTTAATTTTATTTATGAAGTCAAGCAACGAGTGTCGTTTTATATTACATGGTAATTTTTTTAAGTTAATTCTAATAAATGCGTTATTAAATATGATACACTTTAAAAAAATCACCAATCTTTTTTGGGTTTGTTGGGGTTCTGGTGTTAGTAATAATATAAATAGTTTTACTTTAAAAGCATTACGAGCCTTCTCATATAGAAAACTAGGGGCTGCTCATTTTCTTATGGGACCTGATAAAATTAATTTCCTTAAAATTGTTGGTGATAGATGGAAAGGTAAAATATCAGTTTCTCCTTATTATAATGAGCAGTTTGAAACTGAATTCATGCATGAATCGTTAGTTAAGCATAAAGATGACTATTTGCATGTCTTTTTGGGAAACCAGTCCACACCCCACCACAATCATAAAGAGATGATAGATAAATTATATGAAAGCGACAAAGATAAAAATATTTTTCTTCATTTACTAATGTCTTACGGAACTGGCACACTTGAATACATTGAAGAGATTAAGAATGTCGCTATAAATAAGTTTCCCAATAGGTACTGTATATATAGGAATATTTTAGACTATGAATCATATCTGAAGTTATTGTCCAAGTCGGATGTTGTGATCGTTGATACTAAGCATCAAACGGGATTAGGCTTAATTTATAATGCTGTAAATAACGGCGCTGTTATATTTTTAAATAAAGATGGCTCTAACTATAGATGGCTATGTGATTTAGGTTTGAGAGTGAGCACGACAGAAGAGATAAGTTACGAAAATATCCTTAATAGAAGTTTTTCGTGTGAAAACAGGAAGGCTCTTGCTGATTTTTTTGATAAAAAAAATGTGGACAAGTATTGGAAGAGTTTTATTTACGATGAAATTTAA
- a CDS encoding 1-aminocyclopropane-1-carboxylate deaminase/D-cysteine desulfhydrase, giving the protein MNMITPIQKIIYSSIDNLYVKRDDLYPISGGGNKGRKAKYILEKCISNGCNAVVTCGGIQSNHTRATAIRCKELGLECTIVIHAKPREQSSGNLKLLQLLGIRIVYCEMKDVAAVMDAEMLRWSSLGYSPFYIWGGGHCYEGTLAYFDAVKELKEQTDIQFDAVFVASGTGATQAGLHCGFKHYFPDAQVYGISVAREKQRGYEAVKNSVAEFIGYKKLDSSYLDDINFDDSANCGGYEQTNAELLSLIKSVAIRSGIILDPTYTGKAWLGMENHIKNQVVRPDAKILFWHTGGLLNLMA; this is encoded by the coding sequence ATGAATATGATCACGCCAATTCAAAAGATAATTTATAGTTCAATAGATAATCTTTACGTAAAAAGAGATGATCTATATCCAATCTCAGGCGGCGGAAATAAAGGAAGGAAAGCGAAATACATTTTGGAAAAATGTATTTCCAATGGATGTAATGCAGTCGTAACTTGTGGTGGGATTCAATCCAATCATACTCGAGCAACGGCAATTCGATGTAAAGAATTAGGCTTAGAATGTACAATAGTTATTCATGCTAAGCCTAGAGAGCAATCATCAGGCAATTTGAAGTTATTACAGCTTCTTGGTATCCGAATTGTCTACTGTGAAATGAAAGATGTAGCAGCTGTTATGGACGCTGAAATGCTTCGTTGGTCTTCGCTAGGCTACTCTCCTTTTTATATTTGGGGAGGAGGGCATTGCTATGAAGGTACGCTAGCCTATTTTGATGCAGTAAAAGAGCTAAAAGAACAAACAGATATCCAATTTGATGCGGTGTTTGTTGCTAGCGGAACAGGGGCAACACAGGCAGGGTTACATTGCGGTTTCAAGCACTACTTTCCTGACGCCCAAGTTTATGGGATTAGTGTTGCTCGAGAAAAACAACGTGGTTATGAAGCGGTAAAAAACTCAGTTGCTGAGTTTATTGGGTATAAAAAGCTTGATAGCAGTTATCTTGATGATATCAACTTTGATGATTCTGCTAACTGTGGCGGTTACGAACAAACAAATGCTGAGTTGCTGAGTCTAATTAAGTCTGTCGCCATAAGATCGGGGATCATTCTTGACCCTACCTATACGGGGAAAGCATGGTTAGGTATGGAAAATCATATTAAAAATCAGGTTGTAAGGCCAGATGCAAAAATTTTATTTTGGCATACTGGTGGATTACTAAATTTAATGGCTTAA
- a CDS encoding sugar transferase produces MLLLLHQETTVLKRASDFILALLACAFFLPIIIIVAILVRVKLGSPILFHQERPGLHGKVFKMYKFRTMTDAKDLHGHLLPNEQRMTKFGNALRATSLDELPGLFNVIKGDMSLVGPRPLLVEYLPLYTEEQARRHEVRPGITGWAQVNGRNAISWEDKFKFDVWYVDNQSLWLDIKILFLTIKKVIVKDGINNSDNVTMPRFKGSSLDK; encoded by the coding sequence ATGTTGCTGCTATTGCACCAGGAGACTACTGTGTTAAAAAGAGCTTCTGATTTTATACTTGCCTTATTAGCGTGTGCTTTTTTTCTCCCTATTATTATTATTGTCGCTATTTTAGTACGAGTTAAGCTCGGCTCGCCAATCTTATTTCATCAAGAACGCCCAGGATTACACGGTAAAGTTTTCAAGATGTATAAGTTTAGAACCATGACTGATGCTAAAGATCTTCATGGTCATTTATTACCGAATGAGCAACGCATGACTAAGTTTGGAAACGCACTTAGAGCGACAAGCCTAGATGAGCTACCAGGCTTGTTTAATGTTATTAAAGGTGATATGAGCCTAGTTGGCCCTCGTCCTTTATTAGTTGAGTACTTGCCTCTCTATACTGAAGAGCAAGCAAGGCGTCATGAAGTACGCCCTGGAATTACTGGTTGGGCTCAAGTTAATGGCCGCAATGCGATTAGCTGGGAAGATAAATTTAAATTTGATGTTTGGTATGTCGATAATCAGTCACTTTGGCTTGATATTAAGATTTTATTTTTAACAATAAAGAAAGTTATTGTGAAAGATGGAATAAATAATAGTGATAATGTCACTATGCCAAGATTTAAGGGAAGTAGTCTTGATAAATAA
- a CDS encoding ATP-grasp domain-containing protein, whose product MNILLTSVGRRTYLVNYFKDALKSRDGKVFAANSIETYALTQADGFTITPPIYSDGYIDYLIRYCLKYNIRAIISLFDIDLPVLSKHKCEFEKNGIRVVVSDESVIEICNDKWKTYQFLVSHNITTPKTYLSLNEVHQDIENLSFPLIVKPRWGMGSIGIYKADDMDELSIFYKKVINEIKSSYLKYESESDIEQSVLIQQCISGAEYGVEVINDLDKNYVTTLCKKKLAMRSGETDQAITLQSIELENIGKNLSEKLGHIAVLDTDCLEQDGRFYVLEMNARFGGQYPFSHLAGVNIPKQIIDWLLGGKTQSTYFSIEEGIVGSKDIIPVKLTAF is encoded by the coding sequence ATGAATATATTATTAACTTCCGTAGGTCGAAGAACCTATTTAGTCAATTATTTTAAAGATGCATTAAAGTCTCGTGACGGTAAGGTTTTCGCTGCGAATAGCATTGAAACATATGCATTGACGCAAGCAGATGGTTTTACTATTACTCCGCCAATATACTCAGATGGTTATATCGATTACTTGATAAGGTATTGCCTTAAATACAATATTCGAGCCATTATTTCATTATTTGACATCGACTTGCCAGTATTATCTAAGCACAAGTGTGAATTCGAAAAGAATGGTATACGTGTCGTCGTTTCTGATGAGTCAGTCATTGAAATATGCAATGATAAATGGAAGACATATCAATTTTTAGTGAGTCACAATATTACGACACCTAAGACATATCTTTCGCTAAATGAGGTTCATCAAGATATCGAAAATCTATCATTTCCGCTGATTGTAAAGCCTCGCTGGGGGATGGGTTCTATTGGTATTTATAAAGCGGATGATATGGATGAGTTAAGCATTTTTTACAAAAAAGTGATAAATGAGATTAAATCATCATACCTGAAATATGAATCTGAGAGCGATATCGAGCAATCGGTTCTGATACAACAGTGTATTTCTGGGGCCGAATATGGCGTCGAAGTTATTAATGACCTTGATAAGAATTATGTTACAACGTTGTGTAAGAAAAAACTTGCTATGCGATCTGGGGAAACTGATCAGGCGATTACATTACAAAGTATAGAGCTTGAAAATATTGGTAAGAATTTATCTGAGAAGTTGGGTCATATTGCAGTGCTAGATACGGATTGTCTAGAGCAAGATGGTAGATTTTATGTATTGGAAATGAATGCTCGTTTCGGTGGGCAGTACCCATTCTCACATTTAGCGGGAGTCAACATCCCTAAGCAAATTATTGATTGGTTATTGGGAGGGAAAACACAAAGTACTTATTTCTCAATTGAAGAGGGTATTGTTGGTAGTAAAGATATCATTCCTGTTAAGTTAACGGCGTTTTAA
- a CDS encoding DegT/DnrJ/EryC1/StrS family aminotransferase, which produces MLNTPFSPWPSFTQEEADAVSRVLLSNKVNYWTGNECREFEKEFAAWAGCEYAIALGNGTLALDVALKALGVGEGDEVITTSRTFLASASAIVTAGANPVFADVDLNSQNITAETIDAVVTKKTKAVIVVHLAGMPAEMDAIMVLAAERGFYVIEDCAQAHGAKYKGRSVGTIGHIGAWSFCQDKIMTTGGEGGMVTTNDHALWSTMWSYKDHGKSYDAVYNRQHPPGFRWLHESFGTNWRMTEIQGVLGRIQLQRMAEWTAKRQNNGKLIDQAVADLPVVRRVEVANYIEHAEYKHYLFVNPEQLKQDWSRDRIVEEINAAGVPAYQGSCSEIYREKAFDNTPWRPTERLPNAVKLGDTSLMFLVHPTLTEQEMEKATQVIRHTLLAATK; this is translated from the coding sequence ATGTTAAATACCCCATTTTCTCCATGGCCAAGCTTCACTCAAGAAGAGGCCGATGCAGTCAGCCGTGTGCTGCTGTCAAACAAAGTCAATTACTGGACAGGCAACGAATGCCGTGAGTTTGAAAAAGAGTTCGCAGCCTGGGCTGGCTGTGAATATGCGATTGCGCTAGGTAACGGCACGCTCGCGCTCGATGTGGCCTTAAAAGCCTTGGGTGTTGGCGAAGGGGATGAAGTGATCACCACTTCACGCACTTTCTTGGCCTCTGCTTCTGCCATTGTCACCGCTGGTGCCAATCCAGTGTTTGCGGATGTGGATCTCAACAGCCAAAATATCACCGCAGAAACCATTGATGCTGTCGTCACTAAAAAAACCAAAGCGGTGATTGTGGTGCATTTGGCGGGTATGCCAGCCGAAATGGACGCAATTATGGTACTCGCCGCCGAGCGCGGTTTTTATGTGATTGAAGATTGCGCCCAAGCGCATGGCGCGAAATACAAAGGCCGTAGTGTCGGCACCATTGGTCATATTGGTGCTTGGTCATTCTGCCAAGATAAAATCATGACCACCGGCGGTGAAGGTGGCATGGTGACGACCAATGACCATGCGCTTTGGTCAACCATGTGGTCTTACAAGGATCACGGTAAAAGCTATGATGCAGTATACAACCGTCAGCATCCGCCGGGCTTTCGTTGGTTGCATGAAAGTTTTGGTACTAACTGGCGTATGACGGAGATCCAAGGTGTATTGGGTCGCATTCAACTGCAGCGTATGGCAGAGTGGACAGCAAAACGCCAGAACAACGGCAAGTTGATTGATCAAGCTGTGGCGGATCTGCCCGTGGTGCGCCGTGTTGAAGTCGCAAATTATATTGAACACGCAGAATACAAACATTACCTGTTTGTTAACCCTGAGCAATTGAAGCAAGATTGGAGCCGAGATCGCATCGTAGAAGAAATCAACGCCGCGGGTGTGCCAGCCTATCAAGGCAGTTGTTCGGAAATTTACCGCGAAAAAGCCTTTGATAACACACCATGGCGACCAACTGAGCGCTTGCCGAATGCCGTGAAATTGGGTGATACCAGCCTAATGTTCTTAGTTCACCCGACGCTCACCGAACAAGAAATGGAAAAAGCAACGCAAGTGATTCGTCACACGCTGCTGGCAGCAACAAAGTAA
- a CDS encoding acetyltransferase, with the protein MINNNKELVIIGASGLGKEIAWLAKRLQIKVKGFLDDNSSTGHFYNLPILGHIHTWPEYDDVQFIIAVASPRVRLKIYMQHFVDKKVHFATLIDPSVQWLSEDLSIGEGSVICAGSITTANVQIGNHVIVNKLVSIGHDVNIADFVTISPQVMLGGNTNVLSGAEVGAGSKIRQGLTIGTGASLGMGSILTKNTQPNTLYFGNPAKVIKQLEAF; encoded by the coding sequence TTGATAAATAATAATAAAGAGTTAGTGATTATCGGTGCGAGTGGTCTTGGTAAAGAGATTGCTTGGCTTGCTAAACGTTTACAAATTAAAGTCAAAGGCTTTCTTGATGATAATTCGTCAACAGGCCATTTCTATAACTTACCCATATTAGGGCATATCCATACTTGGCCAGAATATGATGATGTTCAGTTTATTATTGCTGTTGCTTCACCAAGAGTAAGATTGAAAATCTATATGCAGCATTTTGTGGATAAAAAAGTACATTTTGCCACATTAATTGATCCATCTGTCCAGTGGCTATCGGAGGATCTATCTATTGGTGAAGGAAGCGTTATTTGTGCTGGCTCCATTACGACAGCCAATGTTCAAATTGGAAATCATGTCATCGTTAATAAACTTGTTAGTATTGGCCATGATGTGAATATTGCTGATTTTGTAACTATCTCTCCACAAGTGATGCTTGGTGGCAATACGAATGTTTTAAGTGGTGCCGAAGTCGGTGCAGGCAGTAAAATCCGGCAGGGATTAACGATTGGAACAGGTGCAAGTCTTGGCATGGGGAGTATCTTGACAAAGAATACTCAACCTAACACCCTGTATTTTGGTAATCCAGCAAAAGTTATCAAACAATTAGAGGCATTCTAA
- a CDS encoding glycosyltransferase family A protein, whose product MFEISVILPVYKPGKYLLDCFNSLDKQTLTRERFCVYIGLNGPKDDYENMIFHYLAEVKFNYKYFYIPTSGVSNARNHLLDASDSQFLVFLDDDDLISPSYLEELMKVTDSATMGLANIINFKDSLSDSFENYIGRSFVKLPPTGRSKPLYRKYFSSPCAKMLHRDMVKDVRFDTQLARGEDGLFMTTISKNIATFAKCNSDAIYYVNHRQNSASRSTVNRLLEIKRVIYLTGKYSKLLFSPGYSFVFIITRILATIRHLKKLF is encoded by the coding sequence GTGTTTGAGATATCCGTTATATTGCCAGTGTATAAGCCTGGTAAATATTTGCTAGACTGTTTTAATTCTCTAGATAAACAGACATTAACGAGAGAACGCTTCTGTGTGTACATAGGTTTGAATGGACCGAAAGATGACTATGAAAATATGATTTTTCATTATTTAGCTGAAGTTAAGTTTAATTATAAGTATTTTTATATACCAACTAGCGGAGTGTCTAACGCTAGAAACCATCTCCTTGATGCGTCAGATAGTCAGTTTTTGGTTTTTTTGGATGATGATGATTTAATTTCTCCTTCATACTTAGAAGAGCTAATGAAAGTAACTGATAGTGCTACCATGGGTTTGGCAAACATCATTAATTTTAAAGATTCTTTATCAGACTCTTTTGAAAATTATATTGGACGTTCATTTGTGAAATTACCTCCAACGGGTAGATCTAAACCTTTGTATCGTAAATATTTTTCGTCACCATGTGCAAAAATGCTACATAGAGATATGGTTAAAGATGTGCGTTTTGATACTCAGTTAGCAAGAGGTGAAGACGGGCTCTTTATGACTACCATTTCGAAGAATATTGCTACTTTCGCTAAATGCAATAGCGATGCGATTTATTATGTAAATCATCGTCAAAATTCTGCTAGTAGAAGTACAGTTAATAGATTATTAGAAATTAAAAGGGTTATCTATCTGACTGGTAAATACTCAAAGTTATTATTTTCTCCAGGTTATAGTTTTGTTTTTATCATTACACGTATATTGGCAACAATTAGGCACTTAAAGAAATTATTTTAA